From the Desulfovibrio sp. UIB00 genome, one window contains:
- the atpD gene encoding F0F1 ATP synthase subunit beta has product MSKNIGKVVQVIGAVVDVEFSDGNLPSIFTALEITNPNNSDAPSLICEVAQHLGDNVVRTIAMDATEGLVRGMDAVDTGNPIMVPVGKAAVGRILNVIGRPVDELGPVNAEKHYPIHRPAPQFTDLNTKVELLETGIKVVDLLVPFPKGGKMGLFGGAGVGKTVILMEMINNIAKQHGGSSVFAGVGERTREGNDLYHELKDAGVLERATLVYGQMNEPPGARARVALTALACAEYFRDEEHQDVLLFIDNIFRFTQAGSEVSALLGRMPSAVGYQPTLGTDLGALQERITSTNNGSITSVQAVYVPADDLTDPAPATTFSHLDGTLVLSRQIAELGIYPAVDPLDSTSRILDPNVVGEDHYMVARRVQMVLQKYKELQDIIAILGMDELSDEDKLTVARARRIQRFLSQPFHVAETFTGTPGQYVKLEDTIKGFKGILDGAYDHMAEGDFYMLGGIEQAVAKYEQRKLQEEK; this is encoded by the coding sequence ATGAGCAAAAACATCGGTAAAGTCGTTCAGGTTATCGGCGCCGTGGTGGACGTAGAGTTCAGCGACGGCAACCTGCCGAGTATCTTCACCGCCCTGGAGATAACCAACCCGAACAATAGCGATGCTCCCAGCCTCATCTGTGAGGTTGCGCAGCACCTGGGCGACAACGTCGTTCGTACCATCGCCATGGACGCCACTGAAGGCCTTGTCCGCGGCATGGATGCGGTCGACACCGGGAACCCCATCATGGTTCCCGTAGGCAAGGCCGCCGTTGGCCGCATCCTGAACGTCATCGGTCGCCCCGTTGACGAACTGGGTCCGGTCAATGCTGAAAAACACTATCCCATCCACCGTCCGGCTCCGCAATTTACGGATCTGAACACCAAGGTGGAATTGCTTGAAACCGGCATCAAGGTCGTTGACCTGCTTGTTCCCTTCCCCAAGGGCGGCAAGATGGGCCTCTTCGGCGGTGCCGGCGTGGGCAAGACCGTTATTCTGATGGAGATGATCAACAACATCGCCAAGCAGCACGGCGGTTCGTCGGTTTTCGCGGGCGTCGGTGAACGCACCCGTGAAGGCAACGACTTGTACCACGAACTCAAGGACGCAGGCGTTCTGGAACGCGCCACGCTTGTGTACGGTCAGATGAACGAACCTCCGGGAGCCCGTGCCCGCGTGGCCCTTACGGCCCTTGCTTGCGCGGAATACTTCCGTGACGAAGAACATCAGGACGTGTTGCTCTTCATCGACAACATCTTCCGTTTCACGCAGGCTGGTTCCGAAGTGTCCGCTCTGCTTGGCCGCATGCCTTCGGCCGTGGGTTATCAGCCCACCCTGGGTACTGACCTTGGTGCCTTGCAGGAACGCATCACCTCGACCAACAACGGTTCGATCACGTCGGTGCAGGCCGTTTACGTCCCTGCTGACGACTTGACCGACCCGGCCCCGGCCACCACGTTCTCGCACTTGGACGGAACGCTCGTGCTTTCCCGCCAGATCGCAGAACTTGGCATCTACCCCGCCGTGGACCCGCTCGACTCCACCTCGCGCATCCTCGACCCCAACGTTGTGGGCGAAGATCACTACATGGTGGCCCGTCGTGTGCAGATGGTGCTCCAGAAGTACAAAGAACTTCAGGACATCATCGCCATCCTCGGCATGGACGAACTGTCTGACGAAGACAAGCTGACCGTTGCGCGTGCGCGCCGCATTCAGCGCTTCCTCTCGCAGCCCTTCCACGTGGCCGAAACCTTCACCGGCACCCCTGGCCAGTATGTGAAGCTTGAAGACACCATCAAGGGCTTCAAGGGCATTCTGGACGGCGCATACGACCACATGGCGGAAGGCGACTTCTACATGCTGGGCGGTATTGAACAGGCCGTTGCCAAGTACGAACAGCGCAAGCTGCAGGAAGAGAAGTAA
- a CDS encoding KUP/HAK/KT family potassium transporter: MDSQQITFSSIVKSLGLVFGDIGTSPIYTLAVIFMLTERTEDHFIGILSLIIWTLLLLVTVGYAWLAMSLSKGGEGGTIVLLSILRPLLRSGRKIGFASVMAFVGVSLLIGDGVITPAISILSAVEGLTLVPGLEETPKVAIIGVALVFTTLLFAVQKKGSGAVSGVFGPIMALWFGVLAVSGIASITQAPQVVKALNPIYAIDFMVHNGIASFFVLSEVILCATGGEALYADMGHMGRKPIIAAWGIVFVALVASYMGQTSFLIRNPDAGNVLFELINSQARHLYIPFLILSLMATVIASQALISGLFSIMYQCMATHIMPLFKVDFTSKELHSQIYINSVNWALYVAVVLAICGFGESHKLAAAYGLAVTGTMSITGVFMVWIFHLQGRHFNSVIAAIVCVLDFIYLFANFYKFPHGGYWSILISLIPLTVILIYTRGQRAAYQRMRPMGKEQFLEKFAEEKARGCAIRGTAIFFLRSLDKVSPYIVKTMFSNGIIYEQNIMLCIGRTNEPIGVTWHFDEDPAEGIRVFEVAAGYMEVVDIYQILSEAGIKPRVIFYGVEDILTSSPVWRIYAIIKKLAPSFVQFYKMPVHAVHGVISRIDM, encoded by the coding sequence ATGGATTCGCAGCAGATAACGTTTTCTTCAATCGTCAAATCACTGGGCCTTGTGTTTGGCGATATCGGCACAAGCCCCATATATACGCTGGCAGTTATATTCATGCTGACCGAGCGCACAGAAGACCATTTTATTGGCATTCTTTCGCTGATTATCTGGACTTTGCTGCTGCTTGTAACCGTGGGATATGCGTGGCTGGCCATGAGCCTGAGCAAGGGCGGCGAGGGCGGCACCATTGTGCTGCTTTCCATCCTGCGGCCCTTGCTGCGTTCCGGCAGAAAAATCGGCTTTGCTTCGGTTATGGCCTTTGTGGGCGTTTCGCTGCTCATTGGTGACGGGGTCATTACCCCGGCCATTTCCATCCTTTCAGCGGTGGAAGGCCTGACCCTTGTGCCGGGCCTTGAGGAAACCCCCAAGGTAGCGATAATTGGCGTTGCACTGGTATTTACAACCCTGCTTTTCGCCGTACAGAAAAAAGGCAGTGGCGCAGTGTCTGGCGTGTTTGGCCCGATTATGGCGCTGTGGTTCGGCGTGCTGGCAGTTTCAGGCATAGCCTCCATTACGCAGGCACCTCAGGTGGTCAAGGCGCTGAACCCCATATATGCCATCGACTTTATGGTACACAATGGAATTGCGAGCTTTTTTGTACTTTCTGAGGTTATTTTGTGCGCTACAGGCGGCGAGGCTCTCTATGCGGATATGGGGCACATGGGGCGTAAACCCATCATTGCAGCATGGGGCATTGTTTTTGTGGCTCTGGTAGCCAGCTATATGGGGCAGACCTCGTTTCTTATCCGCAACCCTGATGCCGGGAACGTGCTCTTTGAATTGATCAACAGCCAGGCCAGACATCTGTATATTCCGTTCTTGATACTCAGCCTCATGGCCACGGTCATTGCTTCACAGGCCCTCATAAGCGGCTTGTTTTCCATCATGTATCAGTGCATGGCAACGCACATCATGCCCTTGTTCAAGGTAGACTTTACCTCAAAAGAGCTGCACTCGCAGATATATATCAATTCAGTAAATTGGGCTTTGTATGTGGCAGTGGTGCTTGCCATCTGCGGTTTTGGCGAATCCCACAAGCTTGCTGCGGCATACGGCCTTGCCGTTACCGGCACCATGTCCATAACCGGCGTATTTATGGTCTGGATTTTCCATTTGCAGGGGCGGCACTTCAATTCCGTCATTGCGGCCATAGTCTGTGTGCTTGATTTCATCTATCTCTTTGCGAATTTTTATAAATTTCCGCACGGCGGGTACTGGTCAATTCTTATTTCCCTTATTCCTCTTACTGTTATTCTTATCTATACCCGTGGGCAGAGGGCTGCGTATCAACGCATGCGCCCCATGGGCAAGGAGCAGTTCCTGGAAAAATTTGCCGAAGAAAAGGCCAGGGGTTGCGCCATACGCGGTACAGCCATATTTTTTCTGCGCAGTCTGGACAAGGTTTCGCCCTACATAGTCAAGACCATGTTCAGCAATGGCATCATTTATGAACAGAACATCATGCTTTGCATTGGCCGTACCAATGAACCCATTGGCGTGACATGGCATTTTGATGAAGATCCCGCTGAGGGTATTCGTGTATTTGAAGTTGCTGCAGGCTATATGGAGGTAGTTGATATCTACCAGATATTGTCCGAAGCGGGCATCAAACCACGCGTAATATTTTATGGTGTGGAAGACATCCTCACCAGTTCGCCCGTGTGGCGCATTTACGCCATCATCAAAAAACTGGCGCCATCGTTCGTGCAATTTTACAAAATGCCTGTGCATGCCGTGCACGGGGTTATCAGCCGCATAGACATGTAG
- a CDS encoding F0F1 ATP synthase subunit gamma, whose translation MPSLKDVKMKIVGVGKTKQITKAMNMVASAKLRGAQTRIERFRPYAAKYRDVLAELSSKVEGNAHPLLAEHEEKKHCAIVLVTSDRGLCGSFNGNIIATALRLANEKAGAGMEISFACVGRKGRDAVRSAGHKIFTAYGDRMGSIDFALASSVAQEVIHGYETFAFDEVWLIYGEFVSMGSQPPRTLRLLPLQTPEAEEVAEVAGTPRCEYVYEPQEEKLLAELLPRYVKVQVYRGMLDTSASEHAARMAAMDNATRNCNEMINMLTRLYNKTRQASITSDLIDIVGGAEALKG comes from the coding sequence ATGCCTTCACTCAAAGACGTAAAAATGAAGATCGTGGGGGTCGGTAAGACCAAGCAGATCACCAAGGCCATGAACATGGTGGCTTCGGCGAAACTGCGCGGCGCCCAGACCCGCATCGAGCGCTTCAGGCCGTACGCGGCCAAATACCGCGACGTGCTCGCCGAACTGTCGAGCAAGGTGGAGGGCAATGCCCACCCCCTGCTTGCAGAGCATGAGGAAAAGAAACACTGCGCCATTGTGCTGGTTACATCCGACCGTGGCCTGTGCGGCAGCTTTAACGGCAACATCATCGCCACCGCTCTGCGCCTGGCGAACGAAAAAGCCGGGGCTGGAATGGAGATCAGCTTTGCCTGTGTGGGACGTAAAGGCCGCGATGCCGTTCGTTCTGCCGGACACAAGATCTTCACAGCCTATGGCGACCGCATGGGGAGCATAGACTTCGCTCTTGCCAGCTCTGTGGCGCAGGAAGTCATTCACGGCTACGAAACCTTCGCATTCGACGAAGTGTGGCTGATCTACGGTGAGTTCGTATCCATGGGCAGCCAGCCGCCCCGCACCCTTCGCCTTCTGCCGTTGCAAACGCCGGAAGCTGAAGAAGTGGCAGAAGTGGCCGGAACGCCCCGCTGCGAATACGTGTACGAGCCGCAGGAAGAAAAGCTGTTGGCGGAGCTTCTGCCCCGCTACGTCAAGGTGCAGGTTTACCGTGGCATGTTGGACACCTCGGCCAGCGAGCACGCCGCCCGCATGGCTGCCATGGACAACGCCACCCGTAACTGCAACGAGATGATCAACATGCTGACGCGGCTCTACAACAAGACGCGGCAGGCTTCCATCACCAGCGACCTCATCGACATCGTCGGCGGCGCTGAAGCGCTGAAGGGTTAA
- the lepA gene encoding translation elongation factor 4, with protein sequence MPNQENIRNFCIIAHIDHGKSTLADRILELTQVVSKREARQQYLDKMDLERERGITIKAQSVRIPYKAQNGQMYELNLIDTPGHVDFNYEVSRSLAACEGALLVVDATQGVEAQTLANVYLALDHDHEIVPVLNKIDLPSAEVERVKAEIEESIGLDCSEAMPVSAKTGMGVDAVLEAIVHRLPPPKGDVAAPLKALIFDSWYDSYQGVVILFRIMDGAIKRNDMVRLMSTGKEYEVLRLGVFSPEATDVNELHAGEVGFMCGSIKDLGDARVGDTITLAENPATTPVPGFTEVKPMVFCGLYPTESDEYENLKTALEKLQLNDAAFSFEPETSQALGFGFRCGFLGLLHMEIIQERLEREFEVSLIATAPSVVYKVDTNDGKTLQIDNPSHLPDPTKIRALYEPYVNMDIHVPNDYVGNVMKLCEEKRGMQKNLHYLATNRVVVTYELPFAEIVYDFFDRLKSATRGYASMDYHPLDYRESDLVRLDIMLNGETVDALAVIVHRDRAYTYGRGLALKLKRSIPRQLFQVAIQAAIGQKIIARETVSAFRKDVTAKCYGGDITRKRKLLEKQKEGKKRMKRMGNVELPQEAFLAALKVGDE encoded by the coding sequence ATGCCCAATCAGGAAAATATCCGCAATTTTTGCATTATCGCCCACATCGACCACGGCAAATCCACCCTGGCCGACCGCATTCTTGAACTGACCCAGGTTGTCAGCAAGCGGGAGGCGCGCCAGCAGTATCTGGACAAAATGGACCTGGAACGGGAGCGTGGCATCACCATCAAGGCCCAGTCCGTACGTATTCCGTACAAAGCCCAGAACGGGCAAATGTACGAACTGAACCTCATTGATACCCCTGGGCACGTGGACTTCAACTATGAAGTTTCGCGCTCCCTTGCTGCCTGCGAGGGTGCGCTGCTGGTTGTTGATGCCACTCAGGGCGTTGAAGCGCAAACGCTTGCCAACGTCTATCTTGCACTGGATCACGACCACGAAATCGTGCCTGTGCTCAATAAGATCGACCTTCCCAGCGCCGAAGTTGAACGCGTGAAGGCCGAAATCGAAGAGAGTATCGGCCTTGACTGCTCCGAGGCCATGCCAGTTTCCGCCAAAACAGGCATGGGCGTTGACGCGGTTCTTGAAGCCATTGTGCACCGGCTCCCCCCCCCAAAGGGCGATGTGGCGGCTCCGCTCAAAGCGCTCATCTTCGACTCGTGGTACGACAGCTATCAGGGCGTAGTTATTCTGTTCCGCATTATGGACGGCGCTATCAAGCGTAACGACATGGTACGCCTGATGAGCACCGGCAAGGAATACGAAGTGCTGCGCCTTGGCGTGTTCTCCCCCGAAGCCACGGACGTGAACGAGCTTCACGCTGGCGAAGTGGGTTTCATGTGCGGCTCCATCAAGGATCTGGGCGATGCGCGCGTTGGCGACACCATCACACTGGCGGAAAACCCTGCCACAACACCTGTTCCCGGCTTTACAGAAGTGAAGCCCATGGTTTTCTGCGGTCTGTATCCCACAGAGTCTGACGAATACGAAAACCTGAAAACCGCCCTTGAAAAGCTGCAACTCAATGACGCGGCCTTCTCCTTTGAGCCGGAAACATCTCAGGCTCTGGGTTTTGGCTTCCGCTGCGGCTTTCTTGGCCTGCTGCACATGGAGATCATTCAGGAGCGATTGGAGCGCGAATTTGAGGTCAGCCTCATCGCCACCGCGCCTTCTGTGGTCTACAAGGTGGACACAAACGATGGCAAGACCTTGCAGATTGACAACCCAAGCCACCTGCCAGACCCCACCAAGATACGCGCACTTTACGAACCGTATGTGAACATGGATATCCACGTGCCCAACGATTACGTGGGCAACGTCATGAAGCTGTGCGAAGAAAAGCGCGGCATGCAGAAAAATCTGCACTATCTGGCCACCAACCGCGTGGTAGTCACCTATGAGTTGCCGTTCGCAGAAATTGTTTACGACTTTTTCGATCGGCTCAAGTCTGCCACGCGCGGCTACGCCTCCATGGATTACCACCCGCTGGACTACCGAGAATCTGACCTCGTGCGCCTCGACATCATGCTCAATGGTGAAACCGTTGACGCTCTTGCCGTCATCGTTCACCGCGACCGCGCATATACCTACGGACGCGGGTTGGCGCTCAAGCTCAAGCGCAGCATTCCCCGCCAGCTTTTCCAGGTAGCCATTCAGGCAGCCATCGGGCAAAAGATCATTGCCCGCGAAACCGTGTCAGCCTTCCGCAAGGACGTGACGGCCAAGTGCTATGGCGGCGACATCACGCGTAAGCGCAAGTTGCTTGAGAAGCAGAAGGAAGGAAAAAAACGTATGAAGCGCATGGGTAACGTCGAGTTGCCTCAGGAAGCGTTTCTCGCTGCCCTCAAAGTGGGCGATGAATAG
- a CDS encoding L-lactate permease, which yields MAWTQVYDPVGGAVVSALLAGIPLISLFYMLAVRRAKGHYAAALAVALSFILAVAVWGMPFGTALGALSYGAAFGLFPIIWIVITAVWVYNMTVESGEFEYIKESLARLTDDRRLQAIFIAFAFGSFIEGTAGFGTPVAITAAMLVGLGFRPLYAAGICLIANTAPVAFGAIGIPIIVGAQVSGIPEMHVSQIVGRQLPFLSVLVPLWLCVVMCGFKRAMEVLPAIIVAGVSFAGSQYLFSNHHGATLPDIMSALITIVAMVLLLRVWKPKTVWRFEGEKETVLSGAAPSTGIVLRAWLPYIVLAVMVFLWGLPQFKNMLNAVPGSVLKFSWPALDGMVHKAAPILAAGKDPNYPAVFTFNWLSAGGTAILLAGFFSVPFMPGYSFGKAVSCLFRTIHQLRFPILTIAMILGLAYLMNFSGMSSTLGIAFTLTGPLFPLFSPLLGWLGVFLTGSDTSSNALFCGMQRSTAEVVGMDPALAVSANSSGGVTGKMISPQSISVATAATNLVGHEGDLFRFTLGHSLAMTAFICVLTYLQSNVLHWMLP from the coding sequence ATGGCTTGGACACAAGTGTATGATCCGGTTGGCGGAGCAGTAGTTTCCGCCCTGCTGGCAGGTATTCCCCTGATCAGCCTTTTTTACATGCTGGCCGTGCGTCGTGCTAAGGGGCATTACGCCGCGGCTCTCGCTGTGGCTCTTTCTTTCATTCTGGCGGTTGCCGTGTGGGGCATGCCGTTCGGAACAGCGCTGGGCGCATTGAGCTACGGCGCGGCCTTTGGTCTCTTCCCCATCATCTGGATCGTTATCACGGCGGTCTGGGTGTACAACATGACTGTGGAATCGGGCGAATTTGAATACATCAAAGAATCGCTCGCGCGTCTGACAGACGACCGTCGTTTGCAGGCCATCTTTATCGCCTTTGCCTTTGGTTCCTTCATTGAAGGTACCGCAGGCTTCGGCACCCCTGTGGCGATCACCGCCGCCATGCTGGTGGGCTTGGGCTTCCGCCCCCTGTACGCCGCTGGTATCTGTCTGATTGCCAACACCGCGCCCGTGGCCTTTGGCGCCATTGGTATCCCGATCATCGTCGGCGCCCAGGTCTCCGGCATTCCTGAAATGCACGTGAGCCAGATCGTTGGTCGTCAGCTGCCCTTCCTGTCCGTGCTTGTGCCCCTGTGGCTCTGCGTGGTCATGTGCGGCTTCAAGCGCGCCATGGAAGTGCTGCCCGCCATCATCGTGGCTGGCGTGAGCTTCGCCGGTTCGCAGTACCTGTTCTCCAACCACCACGGCGCAACCCTGCCCGATATCATGTCGGCTCTTATCACCATCGTTGCGATGGTGCTGTTGCTGCGCGTGTGGAAGCCCAAGACCGTGTGGCGTTTTGAGGGCGAAAAGGAAACCGTGCTGAGCGGCGCGGCCCCTTCCACGGGCATCGTGCTTCGCGCGTGGCTGCCTTACATCGTTCTGGCCGTCATGGTGTTCTTGTGGGGCCTGCCCCAGTTCAAGAACATGCTGAACGCCGTGCCCGGTTCGGTGCTCAAGTTCTCCTGGCCCGCTCTTGACGGCATGGTGCACAAGGCTGCTCCCATTCTGGCCGCCGGCAAGGATCCCAACTACCCCGCAGTGTTTACGTTCAACTGGCTCTCCGCTGGTGGTACGGCCATTCTGCTGGCTGGTTTCTTCTCCGTGCCTTTCATGCCTGGTTATTCGTTTGGCAAGGCCGTCAGCTGCCTGTTCCGTACCATTCATCAGCTGCGCTTCCCCATCCTGACCATCGCCATGATTCTGGGCCTGGCTTACCTCATGAACTTCTCCGGCATGAGCTCCACCCTGGGTATTGCCTTTACCCTGACTGGCCCGCTGTTCCCGCTCTTCTCGCCCCTTTTGGGCTGGTTGGGCGTGTTCCTGACCGGTTCGGACACCTCTTCAAACGCCCTGTTCTGCGGTATGCAGCGCTCCACGGCTGAAGTGGTGGGCATGGATCCGGCCTTGGCCGTTTCCGCCAACTCTTCCGGTGGTGTTACCGGTAAGATGATTTCGCCCCAGTCCATCAGTGTGGCAACCGCTGCCACCAATCTGGTTGGTCATGAAGGCGACCTCTTCCGGTTTACGCTTGGGCACAGCTTGGCCATGACGGCCTTTATCTGCGTGCTCACCTACCTGCAGTCCAACGTGCTGCATTGGATGCTGCCGTAA
- a CDS encoding F0F1 ATP synthase subunit epsilon, translating into MGTLQLEVVTPDKTVVSGEVEMAVCPGIEGEFGVLPKHVSLLSALKIGGLRYRADGKDGHVFISGGFADVNNDVLTVLAESAELADSIDTARAMAAKERAEKRIASHDEKVDIVRAEAALQRAVVRLQLAQLR; encoded by the coding sequence ATGGGCACGCTGCAACTTGAAGTGGTTACGCCGGACAAAACCGTGGTCAGCGGCGAAGTGGAAATGGCCGTCTGCCCTGGAATTGAGGGCGAATTCGGCGTGCTGCCCAAGCACGTTTCCCTGCTTTCTGCCCTGAAGATCGGCGGCCTGCGCTACCGCGCTGACGGCAAGGATGGGCACGTTTTCATCTCTGGCGGTTTCGCCGATGTGAACAACGACGTGCTCACAGTGCTGGCCGAATCGGCAGAGCTGGCGGACAGCATTGACACCGCGCGCGCCATGGCAGCCAAGGAACGCGCTGAAAAGCGCATTGCCAGCCATGACGAAAAGGTGGACATTGTCCGCGCTGAAGCCGCTCTGCAACGCGCAGTTGTGCGCTTGCAACTGGCCCAGCTCCGCTGA
- the atpA gene encoding F0F1 ATP synthase subunit alpha, with product MQIKAEEISKIIEDQIQNYEQRVEMSETGTVLYVGDGIARVYGVKNAMSMELLEFPGGIMGMVLNLEEDNVGVALLGSDVGIKEGDPVKRTGKIFSVPVGDGVMGRVLNPLGEPIDGLGPIEATEVRPVEIKAPGIIARKSVHEPMPTGLKAIDAMTPIGRGQRELIIGDRQTGKTAVCVDAILAQKETDIHCFYVAIGQKKSSVALVADTLRRHGAMEYTTIISATASDPAPLQYIAAYTGCAMAEFYRNNGKHALIIYDDLSKQAVAYRQMSLLLRRPPGREAFPGDVFYLHSRLLERAAKVNDSLGAGSLTALPIIETQAGDVSAYIPTNVISITDGQVYLEPNLFNAGVRPAINVGLSVSRVGGAAQIKAMKQVAGTMRLDLAQYRELAAFAQFGSDLDKGTKAKLDRGARLVELLKQPQYKPMPSHEQVASIYAATRGHMDDVPVEQIRKFEDDMLTFMRDTRKDVLDAIKDKKVIDEAVEKALTEAITAFKQGWKA from the coding sequence ATGCAGATCAAAGCGGAAGAGATAAGCAAGATCATTGAGGATCAAATCCAAAACTACGAGCAGCGCGTCGAAATGAGCGAAACTGGCACCGTACTCTATGTCGGTGACGGTATCGCCCGTGTCTACGGGGTCAAGAACGCGATGTCCATGGAACTGCTGGAATTCCCCGGCGGCATCATGGGTATGGTGCTCAACCTCGAAGAAGACAACGTCGGGGTGGCTCTGCTCGGTTCGGACGTGGGCATCAAGGAAGGCGACCCGGTCAAGCGTACCGGCAAGATCTTCTCCGTGCCTGTGGGCGACGGCGTTATGGGTCGTGTGCTCAACCCCCTGGGTGAGCCCATCGACGGCCTTGGCCCCATCGAAGCCACGGAAGTGCGCCCGGTGGAAATCAAGGCCCCCGGCATCATCGCGCGTAAGAGCGTGCATGAGCCCATGCCTACTGGCCTTAAGGCCATTGACGCCATGACTCCCATTGGTCGCGGACAGCGCGAACTTATCATTGGCGACCGCCAGACCGGTAAGACCGCCGTTTGCGTTGATGCCATTCTGGCGCAGAAAGAAACGGACATTCACTGCTTCTACGTGGCCATCGGCCAGAAGAAGTCGTCCGTGGCTCTGGTGGCCGACACCCTGCGCCGTCACGGCGCGATGGAATACACCACCATCATTTCAGCCACGGCGTCCGATCCCGCGCCCTTGCAGTACATTGCGGCATACACCGGCTGCGCAATGGCCGAGTTCTACCGCAACAACGGCAAGCACGCCCTCATCATTTACGATGACCTTTCCAAGCAGGCCGTGGCTTATCGCCAGATGTCGCTGCTGCTCCGTCGCCCCCCGGGACGTGAAGCTTTCCCCGGCGACGTGTTCTACCTCCACTCGCGTTTGCTTGAACGCGCCGCGAAGGTGAACGACAGCCTTGGCGCCGGTTCTTTGACGGCTCTGCCCATCATTGAAACCCAGGCGGGCGACGTTTCCGCGTACATCCCCACCAACGTGATCTCCATCACCGACGGTCAGGTGTACCTGGAACCCAACCTCTTCAACGCCGGTGTGCGTCCGGCCATTAACGTGGGCCTTTCGGTTTCCCGCGTGGGTGGCGCAGCGCAGATCAAGGCCATGAAGCAGGTCGCTGGTACCATGCGTCTTGACCTTGCCCAGTATCGCGAACTCGCGGCTTTTGCCCAGTTCGGCTCTGATCTGGACAAAGGCACCAAGGCCAAGCTTGATCGTGGTGCACGTCTGGTGGAACTGCTCAAGCAGCCCCAGTACAAGCCCATGCCCTCGCATGAGCAGGTCGCCTCCATCTACGCCGCTACCCGTGGTCACATGGATGACGTGCCGGTGGAACAGATCCGCAAGTTTGAAGACGACATGCTCACCTTTATGCGTGATACGCGTAAGGACGTGCTTGACGCCATTAAAGATAAGAAAGTCATTGACGAGGCTGTGGAAAAAGCGCTCACCGAGGCCATTACCGCCTTCAAGCAGGGCTGGAAGGCCTAG